The Agreia sp. COWG nucleotide sequence GTGTCGGTCACCCCGTCAGAGACCACGATCGTCACGATCTTGCGGCCGGGCTCGGGGTCGAGCGCGGTGAAGGTGAGCTGGCCGTCGGCCCGGAACTGCACCTGATTGGCTCCGTCGGCCGTGGCCGAGCGCACGAACATGTCGTCGCCGTCTGGGTCGATCCAGTCGGGCAGCACGTTGTAGGCACACGTCGAACCGACCTCGCAGAGCACCTTCGGCACACGCTTCTGTTGGGGGGCCTCGTTGGTGCCCGGGGGCTTCACGGTCAACGTGACCGTGGCGTCATCCGTGCCGCCCCGGCCGTCGTCGGCCGTGTAGGTGAACGTGGCTGTGCCGGATGCGTCGGGGTCGACGATGATCTGCATCGCCACGCCCCCGAGAATGGACTGCACCTCGCCGATCGACGGCTGCGGCCCCTTCAGGGTGGCCGTGAGCACGTCGCCATCCGGGTCGGAGTCGTTGTCGAGCACGGGAAGCACCACGGTGCGTCCTGCGCGCACTCCGAGCTGGTCATCGGCGGCGATGGGCGGATTGTTGATCTCGCTACGCTCCGGCAGGATGACCTGCAGCTCCTCTTCGGTGCTGTCGTCTTCTTCGTCGGTCTTGGTCTCATCCGGCGGAGGAACGATGTCGTCCCAGTTCTCGACCTTCTTCATGTCCTGGTTCACGAGCCAGACGGCGCCCGAGGTCAGGTCGTTCAGCACGACAACGTTGCGGTTCACCCGGAACACGAGCTGCGCCTGCGAGGTGAGACCGTCGATGGTGGTCTGCTGGTCGTTGTCGTCGCCCGCGCAGTCGCGGATGAAGGTGTTCGAGCCGGCCCACGCCGCGTAGGCGCAGCCGCCGAGGTACACCGGGGCCGCAGGCTTGCCCGGCTTTCCGGCCGAGGTCGTCACGGCCGCGGAACCGTCGAGAGGCTGGCGGATGAGCTCGGTGGCCGTCGAGATGAGAACGGTGTCGGATGCCGGCCCCGTCTCCTGCAGAACGCCCCCGGTCGAGTCGGGCACGTCGACCTTCTTGCCCCCGGGAAGGTAGGCGATGCCGTTCTTGGAGTCGAAGACGATCGCGTCGTCGCCCACGGTGGTCATCGACAGCTGCGCGTCGTCCTTGGTCTCGGGCATGCCGCTGGTCACCGGCTGCTTCGTGACGCCGTTCTCGTCGAGCCCGATCGTCACCATCTGGCCGTCGGCGAGCGACAGCCCGTGCACCCCGCCATCGACATCCACCGCGGCCTCGCCACCGGAGCCGAGCGTGTAGAGCGGCTTCTCCGGGTCGGGCAGAAAGCTGGCAGCGTCGGCGGCGCGGGTGCTGAACAGGTCGCCGGTATCGCTATCGACGACGGCGAGTGTGTTGCCGCCCATCGACACCGTCGAGGAGGCCGGCAGGGCGATGGCGTTTCCGAGCGTCACCGTGGCGGGATCGATCGGGGCGAGCGACGAGGTCGCCTTGTCGACGGCGATGACCGTCTCGCCGTGCTGAAGGATGTCGAAGTCGCTCGAGGTCATCTTGAGACCGCTGTCGAGCAGCTGGGCCTGGTAGTTGAGGTGCCCGACCAGCAACCCCGAGGGCTTCGTCACCCAGACTCCGCCGTCGTTCAGCTCGACATCGGCGGTCGTGATGCCCTGGTAGAGGAACGCCATGGCGCTCACCGCCACCGAGAAGACGGTCACGGTCGCCACAGACGCAGCGGTCGCCTTGCGGCGGCGCAGTGCCTCGAACAGCCTCACGTGGTCCCCGTCTATGCCTGAGCGCCCTCGCACCCACGAAAATCACGCGGGAGCACCGGGATATTCAAACACGACTGCGGCACCCCCTGTAAATGGGGAGTTCTCCCCATGCTTCCGCTCGGCCGCATTGCCGAGCTCGGATCCGCGTCTTACAGCGGCGCGACCTCGATGCGCTCGCCGAGAGCCCGCGAGACGCACGGCATCATGAAGTCGTACTGCTCGTCGGGGGTCAGGACCACGTCGCGGTGCTGAGCCTCGCCCGAGACCACGCGCACACGGCAGGTTCCGCAGGTACCGCTCTCGCACGAGCTCGGCACCTCCGCGCCGGCCTCGAGCAGCGCCGACAGCATCGTGCGGCCCGCGGCCACCTCGAACTCGGCCCCCGTCGGGCTCCAGACGGCGGTGAACGGCAGGCTGATCTCGCCGAAGGCCGAGACGCCCGCGAAGTTCTCCATGTGCACCCGGCTCGGTCGCCAGTGCATCGTGAGCGCCCGCAGTTCGTTCTGCAGCTCGTCCGGCCCGCAGACGTAGAGCCTGCGCTCGCCCGGATGCTCGAGCAGAGGCCACCAGTCGAGTGCTCCGTGCAGGCGCCGATGATGCAGGGTGACCGGATGCGTGGGGTCGCCCGCACTGCCCTCGGCACGCCCCGAGGCCCCAGCCTCCTTGACCACCTCGTCGAGATACGGCGTCTCTGCGGCAGAACGGCTCAGGTACACCAGCTGAACGCCGCGAGCCCCGCGACGGCTCAACTCGACGAGCATGGCGCGAATCGGCGTGATTCCGATGCCCGCCGCCACCAGCAGGTAGCCGGCGGCATCCTCGAGCGCGAAGGCGTTGTGCGGCGCCGATACGCCCAGCACGTTACCCTCGACGACGCCGTCGACCATACTCATGGAGCCCCCGCGGCCGAGACGATCGCGGCGCACGGCGATCACGTAGCGGGAGTCGTCGCGCACGTCTGCGGTGAGTGAGTAGCTGCGGATCTGGCCGCTGGGGGTGTCGACATTGATGTGCGCGCCGGGCTCGGCGGCCGGCAGCGGCAAGCCGTCTGGCCGCCGCAGCTCGAACTCGCAGACGTCGGCCGTGAGCATCCGGCGGCTGGTCACCACCAGGCGAAGGCTCGTGTCGACGCTCACGCGCCCGCTCCGTGGCCGGATGCCGCTGCCGCCTGGACGCCGTCTTCGGCCCCCGCCCGCACGAATCCGATCGCGTCACCGGTGGCGAGCACTCCAGCAGAGACGACCTCGGCGAAGACGCCCATGATCTCGTGGCCGTAGTGCTCGTGCAGCAGTCGCGGCACCGGAATGTCGCGGCGTGCGGTCGCGGGATCGACCTCGGTGGCGGCGCAGCGCCCGGTCTCCTCGAGCACACGAACCGTGACACCCGAGGCGCCGAGGCGCAGCTCGCGACCGATCCAGGCTCGCTCGGCCCAGGCATCCGGCCCGTCGAGATAGACGTTGGCGCGAAACCGCAGCGGATCGAGGGCGACGCCGCTGCGCCGCTCGAGGTCACGAATCGAGGCCAGGTTGATGAGCGAGATCGAGTTCATCATGCGCGGGCCGTCGTTGGCGTTGTCGGTGAAGTTGTAACCGGGTTGCTCGGCGAACACGGGCCGAACGCCCTCGGGCAGATCGGTCACCCGGGCGTACAGCTCGACGAACTCGTCGCGGCCCGCCCGCGTCGACAGATCGGCCTCGAGAACCGGATGCCCCTGCACGGTGACCGTCAGCATGCGCGTCTCGTCATCGAACCGGGTCGCGAGCCCCGCGAGGCGCTCGGTGTTCAGCAGCACGAAGTACTCGCGCTTCGACAGCGGCACGAAAGCGCCCGCGTCGTAGAGCCCGGTGGGCTTCGCCAACGCGAACAGGCGATCCGAGGGAAAGCCGTAGTCGGCCCGCAGCTCGACGCTGTCGAGGCGCTCCGGCGTGAGCCCCTTCACGGGATAGCGGTAGAGCGAATCGACGAAGGCGTGCACGAAACGAGGCTACTTGGCGCCCTGCAGCTGCACGAGAAGCTCGGGTCCGCGACGATCGAGCACCGCGCCGCCCACTCTCACGCCGATCACCAGCAGCACGCTGCCGAGCAGCAGCCCGACTACGAGCGCCAGCCAACCCCAGATCGCATCGCCGGTGACGAAGCCCACCACCGCCAGCACCGTCTCGGGCAGCACGAGCACCATCAGTCCGCCCCAGGTGGCGAACGTGGAGAGCATCAGCGCGAAGCCGCCTCCGGGCTTCGCCTTGAAGGGGTTCTCCCCAGGCGCGGGAACCGGGAACGCGAAGCGGCCCGAGAGCACCGACGACAGCGCCAGCCCCGAGAGCAACAGCCCGAAGACCAGCCCGAGCAGCCCGGGCAGCACCTGCCACGAGTTCGTGAACCACACAGAACCCACCGTCAGCATCACCGATACCGGTACAGCGAACACGCCGAGGGCCACCACTCGGCCCAGCCGGTCGTCACGACCCGAGACGCCGGTCGACAGATGCAGGGCGAATGCCGTGTTGTCGTACGACACATCGGTGTAGATCGAGAGCGCGAGCAGCAGCGCCACGATGGGGCCGAGGGCGTTCAGCAACCCGAAATTGTCGAAGTTCCCCGAGTACACGAAGAGAAAGACGGGAACGAGCGGAATGACGATGAGCGACTGCGCGTAGCGTGGATCGCGGATCCAGTAGGTGAGGGCCCGAGAGGCCACCGCACCCCACGGCGTGGCCGGGAACAGCGAGAAGAACCCCAGTTTGCGGGTGCCGGCCTTGGTGGGCGACGAGCCCCTCGACGGGTTCTCGAGCGCATGCCGCAGGCTCGAGCGCCAGAGCACAGCGAGCAGGGCGAGGGTGACGATTCCGATCGCGAAGCCGGCAGCCGCCCGCAGCGGGTCTCCCGTGGCGATGTACCCGGGCACCGACCAGATCGCCCCGAGCGGCGTCCAGGCCACGACGTCGGCCACACTCGGCAGAGTGTCGAACGATCCGCGCAACAGCGCCGTCAGCCCGATGAAGATGGGCCCGAGCAGAATGAGCGGGATGAAGACGAGGATGCCCTTCGCCTCGCGAAAACGACGCCCGCCGCCCACACCGGAACTGAGCGCGGTCACGGCCCGGGATCCGACGACGCAGGTGAACACGCCGATGACGGCGCACACGATGGCCGCGACCGCGGCGAGCGGATGCTGCCACCACGTTGCCGCCGTCGCCAGCGCGGCGATCGAGGTCACGATTCCGGGAACGCCCAGGACGCCGCTGACCGCGAGCGCCAGCACGAGTTGGTTGATGGGGATCGGGAAGATCGCCAGCCGCGCGGGGTCGACGGTCTGGTCGGTACCGGGACCTATCAGGGGCAGCACGATCCAACCGAGAACGGCGGCCGCCCCGCCCAGCACGGTGATGGTGCGGGCGAGTTCGGCCGGCAGAAAGCTCAGCGCCACGAGGCCGGCGACGACGCCGAACAGCACGCCGAGGCCGTAGAGACCGCCGATCACCACCGCCACGATCTGCCAGGGCTTGCCCTTGAGGGTGTTGCCGAGGATCAGAAATCGCAGCCTTACGAGCGTCGCAACCATTCCGGCCCCTCTCCCGTGCGGCGACCGCCGACGAGCTCCACGAAGCGGTCTTCGAGCGTCGAGCCGGCGCGCACGTCCTCCGTCGTTCCGGCGGCGAGCACCCGGCCCTGGGCGATCACGGCCACGTGGTCGCACATGCGCTGCACCAGGTCCATGGCGTGACTCGAGACGATCACGGTTCCGCCCGACTTCACGAAGCCCTCGAGGATGTCGCGGATGTTCGCGGCCGACACGGGGTCGACCGACTCGAACGGCTCGTCGAGCACCAGCAGGCTGGGCGCGTGCACCAGTGCACACGCCAGCGCGATCTTCTTGGTCATTCCGGCCGAGTAGTCCACCACCAGGGTGCCGCCGGCCGAGTCGAGGTCGAGCAGCTGCAGCAGGTCGCTCGTGCGCGCTGCGACCGTCTCGCGATCCATGCCGCTGAGCAGCCCGGCATAGGTCACGAGCTGCGTTCCCGTGAGGCGGTCGAACAGGCGCACGCCGTCGCTCAGCACGCCGACCAGCCGCTTCGCCTGCAGCAGGTCCTTCCAGACGTTCACGTTGTGGATGCGGATCTCGCCGGCATCCGGCCTCATCAGCCCGGTCGCCATCGACAGGGTGGTCGTCTTGCCCGCGCCGTTCGGGCCGACGAGCCCGTAGAACGAACCCGAGGGCACAGTGAGGTCGAGGTTGTTCACGGCGATCTTCTCGCCGAACCGCTTGTACAAGCCCCGGATCTCGAGGGCCGGTCCATCGGCATCCTGCACGGTCGAGGGCACCTGTGCCGGCCCGGGCTGAACTGGATCGATCAGGGACATGCTTCCTGCTTTCCGTCTCGCGATGATGACACCCAGACTAGGGGCACCCCCGCGTCGCTGCTCGCTGCTGCAGCACGGTAATAAAGATGATCACCGCGATCACGACCGTGATCAGCAACACCACCACGGCGAGAGACAGTGCGGCGGCCAGCAGGGGAACGAGCAGAACGACGGCGGCACCCGGCAGGCTCACGGCGGGTCTGATGACGGTCTCGGATGCGAGCAACGGGCGGTACAGCGCCTGCATAGCCACGAGGAAGACGGCCACCGGCACGGCCACCGCGTAGCCGATCACGATCGGGGCGGCCTCGCCGTGATCGCCGAGGCTCTGCACGCTCACCTCGAGCCCCGCGCCGAGCGCCGCCAGCGCCGCGAAGACGAAATAGTGCCCGAATCCCCAGATGTAGCTGGCGTCCCGGTTCCGCGCGAGACCCTCTCCGGCCGGCTCGAGGTAGTAGACCCACCACAGCCCGAAGAGCAGGGCGAGACCGGATGCGGCCAGCAGCACGAACTCGCCCGTCGCGTCGCCGGCGGTGACTATTCGCTGCACCCCGACGGTGGCCGCCAGCACGGACTCGCCGAGGATGATGATCGTGAACAGGCCGTAGCGTTCCGCGATGTGGTGCGGATGCCACGCGGTTGAACCCCGGCGCTCAGCCCAGAGTGGCACCGCCAGCTCGCACAGCGCGAGGGCGGCGAAGAGGGCGATCTGAGCGGGGAGCGGCAGGTCTGAAGCCACGAAGAGTCGCACGATCCACAGGGTCTGCACGACGCCGATGCCCGCGGCGTAACGCAGGGCGGTGGCGCGGCCATCGGCATCCTGCGCCGCGGCGCGCAACCACTGGGCGATGAGGGCGACGCGCATGATGAAGTAGCCCACCGTGATGAGGAGGAAGTCACCGTCGCCGAACGCGGAGGGAACACCCGCGGCGAGCACCAGCACGCCGCCCATCTGCAGCATCGTGAGCAGGCGATAGGGCACGTCGTCGGTGTCGTACGCAGACGCGAACCAGGTGAAGGTGAGCCAGGCCCACCAGATCGCGAAGAACACCATCAAGAAGTTGGGCAGCTCATCGAGAGCGTGATTCGCCTCGATACCGTGCGCCAGCTCGGTGACGACCGAGGCCACCGCGGCCACGAAGGTGAGGTCGAACAGCAGCTCGAGGGGAGTGGATGCTCGGTGCGCCTCGTCGACATCGCGGCGCCTCATGCGCAGCACGGGCAGGGTCATGGGCACAGCCTAGGGGCGGTGCTTCTCTAGCCGGATGTCCTGCTCCAGCGGTACGGGGTCGTCGTCGACACGGCGACGAAGCCCGAGCGCTCGAGGATCGGCCGGGAGTACTCGGTCGAGTCGCTGTGGATGAGCGTCTTGCCCGCCGCGAGCGCCGAGCGTGCCCTGGCGGCCGTGAGGGCGCGGTAGATGCCGCGGCCCCGCCATCCGACTCGCGTGGTGCCACCCCAGATGCCGGCGAAGTCGCTGTCGGGCACGGGCTCGAGCCGGCCTGCCGTCACGATCTCGCCATCCGCATGCTCGGCGATCCAGAGCTCCATGCCGTCGTCGAGCGAGAGCCGGCGCAGAAGCGCATTCGCCATGGCTTCCGACACCGGATCGCCGAAGACCTCGTCCTGCATCGCGCTCATGGCCCTCACCTCTCGCTCGTCGGTGATGCGCCGCAGGGTGATCCCCGGGGGCAGCGACACGTCGACCGCGAGTGCGGCGGCCTCGCCGATCATGATGGACTCAGGCTCGTCGGCGCGGAATCCATTGGCCAGCAAGGCCTCGGTGAGGCCGGGCGCGTGATCGTGGCCCCTGGTCTTCCACTCGACCCGGTCGATGCTCTCGTCGCGCTCGAAGTGGTCGAGTCCGTCGCGCACGAGGCGCTGTACCTCGGCCTCGTCGGCGCCCGCGAGGTCTGCGTAGGTGATGAACCCGCGCCCACCGAGAAAAGTCACGAGTCGCAGGGGCCCCAACCGCGTCACCTCGATCGCGCTCGGAGTCTCGGAGTCGGT carries:
- a CDS encoding PDR/VanB family oxidoreductase, coding for MSVDTSLRLVVTSRRMLTADVCEFELRRPDGLPLPAAEPGAHINVDTPSGQIRSYSLTADVRDDSRYVIAVRRDRLGRGGSMSMVDGVVEGNVLGVSAPHNAFALEDAAGYLLVAAGIGITPIRAMLVELSRRGARGVQLVYLSRSAAETPYLDEVVKEAGASGRAEGSAGDPTHPVTLHHRRLHGALDWWPLLEHPGERRLYVCGPDELQNELRALTMHWRPSRVHMENFAGVSAFGEISLPFTAVWSPTGAEFEVAAGRTMLSALLEAGAEVPSSCESGTCGTCRVRVVSGEAQHRDVVLTPDEQYDFMMPCVSRALGERIEVAPL
- a CDS encoding transporter; amino-acid sequence: MVATLVRLRFLILGNTLKGKPWQIVAVVIGGLYGLGVLFGVVAGLVALSFLPAELARTITVLGGAAAVLGWIVLPLIGPGTDQTVDPARLAIFPIPINQLVLALAVSGVLGVPGIVTSIAALATAATWWQHPLAAVAAIVCAVIGVFTCVVGSRAVTALSSGVGGGRRFREAKGILVFIPLILLGPIFIGLTALLRGSFDTLPSVADVVAWTPLGAIWSVPGYIATGDPLRAAAGFAIGIVTLALLAVLWRSSLRHALENPSRGSSPTKAGTRKLGFFSLFPATPWGAVASRALTYWIRDPRYAQSLIVIPLVPVFLFVYSGNFDNFGLLNALGPIVALLLALSIYTDVSYDNTAFALHLSTGVSGRDDRLGRVVALGVFAVPVSVMLTVGSVWFTNSWQVLPGLLGLVFGLLLSGLALSSVLSGRFAFPVPAPGENPFKAKPGGGFALMLSTFATWGGLMVLVLPETVLAVVGFVTGDAIWGWLALVVGLLLGSVLLVIGVRVGGAVLDRRGPELLVQLQGAK
- a CDS encoding ABC transporter ATP-binding protein is translated as MSLIDPVQPGPAQVPSTVQDADGPALEIRGLYKRFGEKIAVNNLDLTVPSGSFYGLVGPNGAGKTTTLSMATGLMRPDAGEIRIHNVNVWKDLLQAKRLVGVLSDGVRLFDRLTGTQLVTYAGLLSGMDRETVAARTSDLLQLLDLDSAGGTLVVDYSAGMTKKIALACALVHAPSLLVLDEPFESVDPVSAANIRDILEGFVKSGGTVIVSSHAMDLVQRMCDHVAVIAQGRVLAAGTTEDVRAGSTLEDRFVELVGGRRTGEGPEWLRRS
- a CDS encoding GNAT family N-acetyltransferase; amino-acid sequence: MDDTTETKARLLAAYDEQLRTDSETPSAIEVTRLGPLRLVTFLGGRGFITYADLAGADEAEVQRLVRDGLDHFERDESIDRVEWKTRGHDHAPGLTEALLANGFRADEPESIMIGEAAALAVDVSLPPGITLRRITDEREVRAMSAMQDEVFGDPVSEAMANALLRRLSLDDGMELWIAEHADGEIVTAGRLEPVPDSDFAGIWGGTTRVGWRGRGIYRALTAARARSALAAGKTLIHSDSTEYSRPILERSGFVAVSTTTPYRWSRTSG
- a CDS encoding low temperature requirement protein A, which produces MTLPVLRMRRRDVDEAHRASTPLELLFDLTFVAAVASVVTELAHGIEANHALDELPNFLMVFFAIWWAWLTFTWFASAYDTDDVPYRLLTMLQMGGVLVLAAGVPSAFGDGDFLLITVGYFIMRVALIAQWLRAAAQDADGRATALRYAAGIGVVQTLWIVRLFVASDLPLPAQIALFAALALCELAVPLWAERRGSTAWHPHHIAERYGLFTIIILGESVLAATVGVQRIVTAGDATGEFVLLAASGLALLFGLWWVYYLEPAGEGLARNRDASYIWGFGHYFVFAALAALGAGLEVSVQSLGDHGEAAPIVIGYAVAVPVAVFLVAMQALYRPLLASETVIRPAVSLPGAAVVLLVPLLAAALSLAVVVLLITVVIAVIIFITVLQQRAATRGCP
- a CDS encoding MOSC domain-containing protein, with the protein product MHAFVDSLYRYPVKGLTPERLDSVELRADYGFPSDRLFALAKPTGLYDAGAFVPLSKREYFVLLNTERLAGLATRFDDETRMLTVTVQGHPVLEADLSTRAGRDEFVELYARVTDLPEGVRPVFAEQPGYNFTDNANDGPRMMNSISLINLASIRDLERRSGVALDPLRFRANVYLDGPDAWAERAWIGRELRLGASGVTVRVLEETGRCAATEVDPATARRDIPVPRLLHEHYGHEIMGVFAEVVSAGVLATGDAIGFVRAGAEDGVQAAAASGHGAGA